One stretch of Emys orbicularis isolate rEmyOrb1 chromosome 7, rEmyOrb1.hap1, whole genome shotgun sequence DNA includes these proteins:
- the LRRN1 gene encoding leucine-rich repeat neuronal protein 1 — translation MARIRLILIACLLVLELLMNSVTEPSIQNNECPQLCVCEIRPWFTPQSTYREATTVDCNDLRLTKIPSNLSSDTQVLLLQSNNIAKTTDELQQLFNLTELDFSQNNFTSIKDVGLSNLTQLTTLHLEENQITEMTDYCLQDLCNLQELYINHNQISSISANAFSGLRNLLRLHLNSNKLKVIDSRWFDATPNLEILMIGENPVIGILDMNFKPLSNLRSLVLAGMYLTDIPGNALVGLDSLESLSFYDNKLVKVPQLALEKVPNLKFLDLNKNPIHKIQEGDFKNMLRLKELGINNMGELVSVDRYALDNLPELTKLEATNNPKLSYIHRLAFRNVPALESLMLNNNALNAVYQKTVESLPNLREISIHSNPLRCDCVIHWINSNKTNIRFMEPLSMFCAMPPEYRGQQVKEVLIQDSSEQCLPMISHDTFPNHLNLDIGMTVFLDCRAMAEPEPEIYWVTPLGNKITVESLSDKYKLSSEGTLEISNIQIEDSGRYTCVAQNIEGADTRVATIRVNGTLLDGTQVLKIYVKQAESHSILVSWKVNSNVMTSNLKWSSATMKIDNPHITYTARVPVDVHEYNLTHLQPSTDYEVCLTVSNIHQQTQKSCVNVTTKNAAFALDISDQETSTALAAVMGSMFAVISLASISVYIAKRFKRKNYHHSLKKYMQKTSSIPLNELYPPLINLWEGDSEKDKDGSAETKPTQVDTSRSYYMW, via the coding sequence ATGGCTAGGATTAGATTGATTTTAATAGCTTGCCTGTTGGTGCTAGAATTGCTAATGAATTCAGTGACTGAGCCTTCCATACAGAATAATGAATGTCCACAGCTTTGTGTATGTGAAATCAGGCCATGGTTTACACCACAGTCGACCTACAGAGAAGCTACAACAGTTGACTGCAATGACCTTCGTTTAACAAAAATCCCCAGCAATCTTTCCAGTGACACTCAAGTTCTTCTCTTACAAAGCAACAACATTGCAAAGACCACAGATGAACTCCAACAGCTTTTCAATTTAACAGAGTTAGATTTTTCACAGAATAATTTTACTAGTATCAAAGATGTGGGGCTCTCAAATCTGACTCAGCTCACTACTTTACATCTGGAGGAAAACCAGATAACAGAGATGACTGACTACTGCTTGCAGGACCTTTGCAATCTTCAGGAACTATATATAAACCATAACCAGATTAGTAGCATCTCTGCAAATGCATTTTCTGGCCTGAGGAACCTTTTAAGACTTCATCTTAACTCTAACAAATTAAAGGTTATTGACAGTCGTTGGTTTGATGCTACTCCTAACCTGGAGATCCTTATGATTGGAGAAAATCCAGTGATTGGAATACTAGATATGAACTTCAAGCCACTCTCAAATTTAAGAAGTCTGGTTTTGGCTGGTATGTACCTCACTGATATTCCTGGAAATGCATTAGTAGGCTTGGATAGTCTTGAAAGTCTTTCCTTTTATGATAACAAACTAGTCAAGGTTCCTCAGCTTGCTCTTGAGAAAGTTCCAAATTTAAAATTCCTTGACCTCAACAAAAACCCAATTCACAAAATCCAAGAAGGTGACTTTAAAAATATGCTGCGGTTGAAAGAACTTGGGATCAATAATATGGGAGAACTAGTTTCTGTTGATAGGTATGCACTAGACAACCTACCTGAACTTACAAAGCTTGAAGCTACTAACAATCCAAAGTTGTCTTATATACATCGTTTAGCATTTCGTAATGTTCCTGCTCTGGAAAGCCTGATGCTGAACAACAATGCTTTGAACGCAGTCTACCAAAAGACAGTGGAATCCCTTCCAAATCTGCGTGAGATCAGTATTCACAGTAATCCACTCAGGTGTGACTGTGTCATTCACTGGATCAACTCAAACAAAACCAATATCCGTTTTATGGAACCTCTATCAATGTTTTGTGCTATGCCACCTGAATACAGAGGACAACAGGTGAAAGAAGTGTTAATACAGGATTCAAGTGAACAATGTCTTCCAATGATTTCTCATGACACTTTTCCAAATCATTTGAATTTGGACATTGGCATGACAGTGTTTCTAGATTGTCGAGCCATGGCAGAACCCGAACCAGAAATTTATTGGGTAACTCCACTTGGAAATAAAATAACAGTTGAAAGTCTCTCAGACAAGTACAAGCTGAGTAGTGAAGGTACCCTGGAAATCTCGAATATTCAGATTGAAGACTCTGGAAGATATACATGTGTTGCTCAAAATATAGAGGGGGCTGATACAAGAGTAGCTACTATAAGAGTGAATGGAACGCTTTTGGATGGTACACAAGTGCTGAAAATATATGTCAAGCAAGCTGAATCTCATTCGATATTAGTTTCTTGGAAGGTTAACTCCAATGTCATGACCTCCAATTTAAAATGGTCCTCAGCCACTATGAAGATTGATAACCCTCACATTACATACACCGCGAGGGTCCCAGTTGATGTACATGAATATAACCTCACTCATTTGCAGCCATCCACAGATTACGAGGTCTGTCTAACTGTATCAAATATCCATCAGCAAACTCAAAAGTCTTGTGTTAACGTTACAAcaaaaaatgcagcttttgcCCTTGACATTTCCGACCAAGAAACCAGTACCGCCCTTGCAGCTGTAATGGGTTCAATGTTTGCTGTGATCAGCCTTGCCTCCATCTCTGTTTATATTGCTAAAAGGTTTAAGAGAAAAAACTACCACCATTCATTGAAAAAGTATATGCAAAAGACCTCTTCAATCCCACTGAATGAGCTCTATCCGCCACTTATTAATCTCTGGGAAGGTGACAGTGAAAAAGACAAGGATGGTTCTGCAGAGACCAAGCCAACCCAAGTTGACACATCCAGAAGCTATTACATGTGGTAA